One region of Oreochromis aureus strain Israel breed Guangdong linkage group 19, ZZ_aureus, whole genome shotgun sequence genomic DNA includes:
- the ivd gene encoding isovaleryl-CoA dehydrogenase, mitochondrial produces the protein MFAVRNALRLSSRLSIPAVTRRGCAGAAIPVDDVVNGLTDEQIQLRQTVRKFFVEKLAPHADEIDKKNEFPGMRGFWKEMGTMGLLGITAPVECGGTGLGYLDHIIVMEELSRVSAAVALSYGAHSNLCVNQLVRHANEKQKEKYMTKLLTGEHVGALAMSEPNAGSDVVSMKLRAKKEGDYYVLNGNKFWITNGPDADVLIVYAKTDPEAYQKGITAFIVEKGTPGFSTAQKLDKLGMRGSNTCELIFEDCKIPAENILGPLNKGVYVMMSGLDLERLVLASGPIGIMQAVLDAAIPYLHVREAFGQKIGHFQLMQGKMADMYTRLSACRQYLYSVARACDKGHFSAKDCAGVILYCAENATQVALDGIQCLGGNGYINDYPLGRFLRDAKLYEIGAGTSEVRRLIIGRAFNSLFK, from the exons ATGTTTGCTGTCAGAAACGCACTTCGCCTCAGCTCCAGGTTATCCATCCCTGCGGTGACAAGAAGAGGCTGTGCCGGAGCTGCCATCCCCGTGGACGACGTAGTGAACGGACTCACAGACGAGCAGATACAG CTGAGGCAAACAGTTCGCAAATTCTTTGTAGAAAAACTTGCACCTCATGCCGACGAGATCGATAAGAAGAACGAGTTCCCAGGAATGCGG GGTTTTTGGAAAGAAATGGGGACGATGGGACTTCTTGGCATCACTGCTCCAG TGGAATGTGGAGGCACAGGATTGGGCTACCTAGATCACATAAttgtgatggaggagctgtCACGAGTGTCAGCAGCCGTCGCTCTCAGTTATGGCGCCCACTCTAACCTTTGTGTTAACCAGCTGGTACGCCACGCCaatgaaaagcagaaggagaagTATATGACAAAG TTACTGACAGGAGAACATGTTGGAGCCCTGGCAATGAGTGAGCCCAATGCTGGCTCTGATGTTGTGTCAATGAAACTCAGAGCAAAGAAAGAAG GAGACTATTACGTTCTGAATGGAAACAAGTTCTGGATCACGAATGGCCCAGATGCCGATGTGCTTATTGTGTATGCCAAAACGGATCCCGAGGCCTATCAAAAAGGCATCACAGCTTTCATTGTCGAAAAG GGAACGCCTGGATTCTCGACTGCACAGAAGCTCGACAAACTCGGCATGAGAGGATCAAACACCTGTGAGCTCATCTTTGAAGACTGCAAAATCCCAG CGGAGAACATCCTGGGTCCATTAAACAAAGGCGTGTATGTGATGATGAGCGGCTTAGATCTGGAGCGACTGGTACTTGCATCTGGACCTATAGG CATCATGCAGGCGGTTCTGGATGCAGCTATTCCCTATCTGCATGTCCGAGAGGCTTTCGGACAGAAGATCGGACACTTTCAG CTGATGCAAGGGAAGATGGCTGACATGTACACCAGGCTGAGCGCCTGTCGGCAGTATTTGTACAGTGTTGCACGTGCTTGTGACAAAGGACACTTCAGCGCAAAG gatTGTGCTGGAGTGATCCTGTATTGTGCTGAGAATGCCACTCAGGTTGCTTTGGATGGGATTCAATGTTTGG GTGGCAATGGCTACATCAATGACTACCCACTGGGGCGATTTCTGCGTGATGCAAAGCTGTATGAAATTGGTGCCGGGACAAGTGAAGTTCGCAGACTCATCATTGGACGAGCCTTCAACTCCTTGTTCAAATAA
- the itpka gene encoding inositol-trisphosphate 3-kinase A, producing MPKECRRKSSKDFGFSVTGINEASRLERRVAAKSSQICDELIETAAQIAPSSGPPIVMDAPRVPQVTITPEGGGCSREMQQEDWDRAVDGTLRRKLSNSSISSTGSSAVESEDDLLSDNESKSKGIVTLEHLVDPGESKPPWWKLKTFVHWPFSVSQRKRINWVQLAGHKGNFKAADEGTILKKFSENEMQCFEKLRNDALLPFVPGYHGVVEKDGESFLHMTDLLANFDLPNVMDCKMGVRTYLEEELVRARERPKPREDLYNKMVEVDSEGPTPHEHSQRGVTKPRYMQWRESMSSTNTLGFRIEGIKKSDGTCRTDFKKTRSKRDVIQVFKDFVGGNVNIVKSYLNKLTEIQQALKTSEFFKRHEVIGSSLLFIHDHTGNAQVWIIDFGKTTALPEGQTLSHDIPWQEGNREDGYLWGLENLIHTLESVSSAAGAETSSSVTKENSQNTETHSQ from the exons ATGCCCAAGGAGTGCAGGAGAAAGAGCTCCAAGGACTTCGGGTTCTCGGTGACTGGGATAAATGAGGCGTCTCGTTTAGAGCGACGAGTGGCTGCCAAGTCTTCGCAGATTTGCGATGAGCTCATTGAGACAGCCGCTCAGATCGCCCCGTCGTCCGGACCGCCGATTGTGATGGATGCGCCCCGGGTACCGCAGGTCACCATCACCCCGGAGGGGGGCGGCTGCTCCCGGGAGATGCAGCAGGAGGACTGGGATCGGGCGGTGGACGGTACGCTGCGCAGGAAACTGTCCAACTCCTCGATCTCCTCCACGGGATCCTCCGCCGTGGAGTCCGAGGATGATCTACTGAGTGACAACGAGAGCAAAAGCAAAGGCATCGTCACTTTAGAGCATCTGGTGGACCCCGGAGAA AGCAAACCACCGTGGTGGAAGCTAAAGACGTTCGTCCACTGGCCGTTCAGTGTGTCCCAGAGGAAAAGAATAAACTGGGTCCAGTTAGCCGGGCATAAAG GCAACTTCAAAGCAGCAGACGAGGGCACCATTCTGAAAAAGTTCTCAGAGAACGAGATGCAGTGTTTCGAGAAGCTGAGGAATGACGCATTGCTCCCGTTTGTGCCTGGATACCACGGAGTTGTGGAAAAAGACGGAGAGTCTTTCCTTCATATGACTGATTTACTGGCAAACTTTGACCTTCCTAATGTTATGGACTGCAAAATGGGAGTAAG GACATACCTGGAGGAGGAGCTTGTGAGAGCGAGGGAACGGCCCAAGCCGAGAGAAGACCTCTATAACAAAATGGTGGAGGTAGACAGCGAGGGGCCAACTCCTCACGAGCATTCCCAGCGCGGGGTCACCAAGCCTCGTTACATGCAGTGGAGGGAGTCCATGAGCTCCACCAACACCCTGGGCTTCAGGATAGAGGGGATCAAG aaaaGCGACGGCACATGTCGAACTGACTTCAAGAAAACAAGATCGAAGCGGGATGTCATCCAAGTGTTCAAGGACTTTGTCGGTGGAAACGTCAACATTGTG AAGTCATATTTGAACAAACTGACAGAGATCCAGCAAGCCCTGAAGACATCAGAGTTCTTCAAGCGACACGAG GTCATTGGCAGCTCTCTCCTCTTTATCCATGACCATACGGGCAACGCGCAAGTCTGGATTATTGACTTTGGCAAGACCACGGCATTACCAGAGGGCCAGACATTAAGCCATGACATTCCCTGGCAGGAGGGAAACCGGGAGGATGGTTACCTGTGGGGTTTGGAAAACCTCATCCACACACTGGAGTCTGTGAGCAGTGCCGCCGGCGCAGAAACCAGTAGCTCGGTTACCAAAGAAAACAGCcaaaatacagaaacacacagccAGTGA